Genomic window (Microbacterium oxydans):
TTCACGTCTCCCCCGCCCATCCCCGCACGGCTGATCCCCCGCAGGACCGCGTAGAACCCGCCGAGGATCAGCATGCCGAGCACGGCTCGGACGAGGTCCCTGCTCTGCCCTGTGCCCAGCGCGTCGATCCCGGCGAGCACGACCAGGCAGGCGAGCGTCGGCAGCACGATCCGGTTCGGCAGGCGGTGGGTGCGGGCGTCGACGACGACCAGCCATCCGCCGACGCCGACCAGCGCGACGTGCACGAGGGCGAGGAGAGCGAGCCGGATGTCCATCCCCGCAGGTTAGGAGATCTGCGACCCTCGCACGGGACCCCTGTGGACAACCCCACCGATGTCCGATGTACGAACTATCGTC
Coding sequences:
- a CDS encoding prepilin peptidase codes for the protein MDIRLALLALVHVALVGVGGWLVVVDARTHRLPNRIVLPTLACLVVLAGIDALGTGQSRDLVRAVLGMLILGGFYAVLRGISRAGMGGGDVKLAAVIGLVLGWHGWTSLAIGAASAFVLGALYALGLILLRRADGATRIAFGPWMIAGALLGIVLG